One Vigna unguiculata cultivar IT97K-499-35 chromosome 7, ASM411807v1, whole genome shotgun sequence genomic region harbors:
- the LOC114192829 gene encoding uncharacterized protein LOC114192829: protein MVAIILVTSLNFVLAYRLWNRTQDIKFVVRDCFINTNGTQYLKNVSFVFCLQCGHCTKFDVPASTVDSPTTPLTCTREHEEFRLSEKVPGNGRGNRRQRIQVGWITGFVTRLINKFGVSRGSLSSH from the exons ATGGTAGCAATAATCCTGGTAACTTCTCTAAATTTTGTACTTGCTTACAG ACTCTGGAACAGAACGCAAGATATCAAATTTGTTGTAAGAGATTGTTTTATTAATACGAATGGAACTCAATACTTGAAAAATGTTAGCTTTGTGTTTTGCCTTCAATGCGGCCATTGCACCAAGTTTGACGTCCCTG CTTCTACGGTGGATTCTCCTACCACTCCGTTAACGTGCACG AGGGAGCATGAAGAGTTCAGATTGTCAGAAAAGGTTCCTGGGAATGGCAGAGGAAACAGACGTCAAAGAATTCAG GTTGGTTGGATAACTGGTTTTGTTACAAGATTGATCAACAAGTTTGGTGTATCACGAGGCTCTCTGTCTTCTCACTGA